One part of the Theropithecus gelada isolate Dixy chromosome 5, Tgel_1.0, whole genome shotgun sequence genome encodes these proteins:
- the LOC112624349 gene encoding uncharacterized protein LOC112624349: MSAGQPRPFGRVAPARSGCALPRCRQSHVPLTTVNLLPRSSPAVSAGMRKSEWGWRGCGELDGGTRATRPLPGPHSPEFGLPWWRVRVRPPGAGLSLLGGAGLRAGEGRGGGRPEPERARVRVGASGSAAGPGQASQRRAMSAARAEGSAGRAVAGRRRRLTGRAAAASAALGSGSGAGSCVQAEGGGGWRPDRREGQGKLSARRRAAPVAKPPLPAPARWCTSLSFSLAHSLTSWLEIPTDVERAYRQTDTRAHAAGAGGGVAAGGGGSPHFWGPCAPGPAWLLGWAPAPRGRFGAPGEGRASGGLDAGIPGVTLAS, from the coding sequence ATGAGCGCCGGGCAGCCACGGCCCTTCGGCCGAGTAGCCCCTGCGAGGTCCGGATGTGCCTTACCCCGCTGTCGCCAATCCCATGTGCCTCTCACTACTGTCAACCTCCTCCCACGGTCTAGCCCAGCGGTTAGCGCAGGAATGAGGAAGTCCGAGTGGGGCTGGAGGGGGTGCGGAGAGCTGGATGGCGGGACTCGAGCCACGCGTCCCCTGCCGGGCCCCCACTCGCCCGAGTTTGGCTTACCCTGGTGGCGAGTCCGCGTTCGGCCTCCTGGCGCGGGTCTCTCCCTCCTGGGCGGCGCGGGCCTGCGGGCTGGAGAGGGAAGAGGCGGTGGCCGGCCGGAGCCCGAGCGGGCCCGGGTGCGGGTCGGGGCGAGCGGTAGCGCGGCGGGGCCGGGCCAGGCCAGTCAGCGCCGCGCCATGTCCGCAGCGCGGGCGGAGGGAAGCGCAGGGCGCGCGGTGGCCGGGCGGCGGCGCCGCCTTACTGGCCGGGCGGCTGCGGCCTCGGCGGCGCTGGGCTCCGGGAGCGGGGCCGGCAGCTGCGTGCAGGCCGAGGGCGGCGGCGGCTGGCGGCCCGACCGACGGGAAGGGCAGGGGAAGCTGTCAGCGCGTCGCCGGGCCGCTCCGGTGGCGAAACCTCCTCTTCCTGCCCCGGCTCGCTGGtgcacttctctctctttctctctcgctcACTCTCTCACTTCCTGGCTGGAAATTCCCACTGACGTCGAGAGAGCATACAGACAGACGGACACACGCGCGCACGCAGCGGGGGCGGGAGGTGGGGTCGCTGCCGGGGGTGGGGGAAGCCCGCACTTTTGGGGGCCGTGCGCCCCCGGCCCGGCCTGGTTGCTCGGTTGGGCTCCCGCCCCTCGGGGCCGCTTCGGGGCGCCGGGCGAGGGGCGCGCGTCAGGCGGCCTGGACGCCGGGATCCCCGGCGTGACTCTGGCTTCCTAG